One segment of Methanolinea mesophila DNA contains the following:
- a CDS encoding YhfC family glutamic-type intramembrane protease, translating into MDPLVVAAFLLTISLEIAIPLLLGFFIARRLKVSWRLFLLGLAFFLIVQVVHTPLVLLTQGPLTRALQGFTSDPLVLLGVLALYLGIMAGLFEEIGRYLVFRYYFAREGTRNTRENALMFGAGWGGVESIIVGFLLSLTLVSYLYAATALSAPGAVTNTAETQFALLLQITPVDVLFGLAERLMTITLQIAFTLMVMYSVMRRTFAYLLLAIAWHAAVDAIAVYASQTIGIPATEGLIFLFFLAGLAFIFRIWPRMISEKPGEPPDPASTG; encoded by the coding sequence ATGGACCCCCTGGTCGTCGCCGCATTCCTCCTCACTATCTCGCTCGAGATCGCCATCCCGCTCCTGCTGGGATTCTTCATCGCCAGGAGACTGAAGGTTTCATGGCGGCTTTTCCTGCTGGGACTGGCGTTCTTCCTCATCGTCCAGGTCGTCCACACCCCTCTGGTCCTGCTCACCCAGGGACCCCTGACGCGTGCACTCCAGGGCTTTACCAGCGACCCTCTCGTCCTTCTCGGTGTGCTGGCCCTGTACCTGGGGATAATGGCGGGGCTTTTCGAGGAGATCGGACGCTACCTCGTATTCCGGTACTATTTCGCCAGGGAAGGGACCCGGAACACGAGGGAGAACGCCCTGATGTTCGGGGCCGGCTGGGGAGGCGTCGAGAGCATAATCGTGGGGTTCCTCCTCTCTCTCACCCTGGTGTCCTACCTCTATGCGGCAACAGCCCTCTCCGCTCCGGGGGCGGTCACGAATACCGCGGAAACGCAGTTCGCCCTCCTCCTCCAGATTACTCCGGTAGACGTCCTGTTCGGACTGGCGGAACGGCTCATGACCATCACCCTTCAGATCGCGTTCACCCTGATGGTCATGTACTCCGTCATGCGCCGGACGTTCGCGTACCTCCTGCTCGCCATCGCATGGCATGCGGCGGTCGATGCCATTGCGGTGTACGCGTCCCAGACGATTGGGATTCCCGCCACCGAAGGGCTGATCTTCCTTTTCTTCCTTGCCGGGCTGGCGTTCATCTTCCGCATATGGCCGCGGATGATATCGGAGAAACCGGGTGAACCCCCGGACCCGGCTTCGACGGGATAA
- the mutS gene encoding DNA mismatch repair protein MutS, whose amino-acid sequence MGKTGEESGPSPGGRLTPAMAQYQSIKAQYPGTILLFHIGDFYETFGRDAETISRELDITLTSRSRDGEGNRIPLAGVPCHAVDGYIARLLAKGYRVAVCDQVENSRDAKGLVNREVVRVITPGTAIDESMLSSPAAQYVMGVLPGEKSNVGLAFLDITTGEFFCIPASLDPAGHDLLTFVFRYHPRECVIPASEVRRLEPLLGNRVVLTPLEDSACERQAGEDLLREHFGVSDLSDLGIGEDRLLLGAAAMVLGYAKETQKAGLSHIRTLSVKNPGAHLIMDAITLRNLEILEGVRSGGVEGTLFSTMDQSVTPMGRRMLRDWIALPLADVDAINRRLDAVEYLARDSLLRAELRGLLKQCSDVERIGGRIAYGNAGPRDLRALAGTLALLPEIRATLRQSGEKEPSAVSEASRLLVECGDIVDLIGSAIVDDPPAVARNGGMIRSGFDATLDSYRQATVSGKEWIAALQQKERERTGIKSLKIGYNSVFGYYIEVTRSNLHLVPEEYTRKQTTSGGERYVLPELTEKEAQIAHAEERLLALEIALYQRLIETLKGRMEEFCSVARGSALLDVYAALAESSAKYGYCRPELDESQEILIREGRHPVVERSLRGHFVPNDARIDSRDEQILIITGANMAGKSTYMRSIALIVVMAQTGSFVPASYARIGMVDRIFTRVGAFDDLASGQSTFMVEMLELANILNNVTPRSLAVLDEIGRGTSTLDGYCIARAVLEFLHGKGSRGARTLFATHFHELVGVEEELSRVRNYHFAVRDTGSEVIFLRKIIPGATDRSYGIHVAALAGVPEKVTQRAEALMKEQVSGGGGGGPGVKRYTQMLLVDSPLPEPRTDPLIEELKIIDPDSLSPREALQRLYDLREALKKRGER is encoded by the coding sequence ATGGGAAAGACCGGAGAAGAGTCCGGGCCTTCACCGGGGGGGCGCCTGACCCCGGCAATGGCCCAGTACCAGTCGATAAAGGCCCAATACCCGGGGACCATACTTCTCTTCCATATCGGTGATTTTTACGAGACGTTCGGCCGTGACGCGGAGACCATCTCCAGGGAGCTCGACATCACCCTCACCTCCCGTTCCCGCGACGGCGAAGGGAACCGGATCCCGCTTGCAGGGGTTCCCTGCCACGCGGTTGACGGGTACATCGCCCGGCTCCTTGCGAAGGGCTACCGGGTCGCGGTCTGCGACCAGGTGGAAAATTCCCGTGATGCAAAGGGTCTCGTGAACCGCGAGGTTGTACGGGTGATCACCCCGGGGACCGCGATAGACGAATCCATGCTCTCGTCTCCGGCGGCGCAGTACGTCATGGGAGTCCTTCCCGGTGAGAAGAGTAATGTCGGTCTTGCCTTCCTTGATATCACCACAGGGGAATTTTTCTGTATCCCTGCGTCCCTGGACCCTGCAGGGCACGACCTTCTGACCTTTGTATTCCGCTACCATCCCCGGGAATGCGTGATCCCGGCGAGCGAGGTCCGCCGGCTGGAACCACTTCTCGGGAACCGGGTGGTTCTCACCCCTCTCGAGGACAGCGCATGCGAACGTCAGGCCGGTGAGGACCTGCTCCGCGAACATTTCGGGGTTTCGGACCTCTCCGATCTGGGTATCGGAGAAGACCGGCTGCTTCTCGGTGCCGCTGCGATGGTACTCGGGTATGCAAAAGAGACACAGAAAGCGGGTTTGTCGCACATCCGCACCCTCTCGGTGAAGAACCCCGGGGCTCACCTGATAATGGACGCAATTACCCTGCGCAACCTGGAGATCCTGGAAGGAGTGCGGAGCGGGGGGGTGGAAGGGACTCTGTTCTCGACGATGGACCAGTCGGTGACCCCTATGGGAAGACGCATGCTCCGGGACTGGATCGCCCTCCCGCTCGCGGATGTCGATGCCATTAACCGCCGTCTCGATGCTGTTGAGTATCTTGCCAGGGACTCCCTGCTCCGTGCCGAGCTTCGGGGGCTCCTCAAACAGTGTTCGGACGTAGAGAGGATAGGGGGGAGGATCGCCTACGGCAATGCCGGACCCAGGGATCTCCGGGCGCTCGCAGGCACCCTGGCGCTGCTCCCTGAGATCAGGGCGACTCTGCGGCAGAGCGGGGAAAAAGAACCATCCGCAGTTTCCGAAGCGTCCCGCCTCCTCGTCGAATGCGGCGATATCGTTGACCTGATAGGGTCTGCCATCGTGGACGACCCTCCCGCCGTGGCGAGGAACGGGGGGATGATCCGGTCAGGTTTCGATGCAACGCTCGATTCCTACCGGCAGGCAACCGTATCGGGGAAGGAGTGGATTGCCGCGCTTCAGCAGAAGGAGCGGGAGCGGACGGGGATAAAATCCCTGAAGATCGGGTACAACTCGGTCTTCGGCTACTACATCGAGGTCACCAGATCGAATCTCCACCTTGTCCCGGAGGAGTATACCCGCAAACAGACCACCTCGGGCGGCGAACGCTACGTCCTGCCCGAACTCACCGAAAAAGAAGCCCAGATCGCCCACGCGGAAGAACGGCTCCTTGCACTCGAGATTGCGCTCTACCAGCGCCTGATCGAAACGCTCAAGGGCAGAATGGAGGAGTTCTGCTCCGTTGCAAGAGGTTCCGCGCTCCTCGACGTGTACGCAGCCCTCGCCGAAAGCAGCGCAAAATACGGGTACTGTCGTCCGGAGCTCGACGAGTCCCAGGAGATCCTGATCAGGGAAGGGCGCCACCCGGTGGTGGAGCGGAGTCTCCGGGGGCATTTCGTCCCGAACGATGCGAGGATCGACTCCCGGGACGAGCAGATCCTGATCATCACCGGAGCAAATATGGCCGGGAAGTCCACCTACATGAGGAGCATCGCCCTTATCGTGGTGATGGCCCAGACAGGGAGTTTCGTGCCGGCCTCCTATGCCAGAATCGGAATGGTGGACCGGATATTTACCCGCGTGGGGGCATTCGACGACCTCGCGAGCGGGCAGAGCACCTTCATGGTGGAGATGCTGGAGCTGGCCAATATCCTGAACAACGTCACTCCCCGGAGCCTCGCCGTCCTGGACGAGATCGGGAGGGGGACGAGCACGCTGGACGGGTACTGCATCGCCAGGGCGGTCCTCGAATTCCTGCACGGAAAAGGGAGCAGGGGGGCAAGAACCCTATTCGCGACTCATTTCCACGAGCTCGTGGGGGTTGAGGAGGAGCTCTCACGGGTAAGGAATTACCACTTCGCAGTCAGGGACACCGGGTCAGAGGTAATATTCCTCCGAAAGATCATCCCCGGAGCCACGGACAGGAGTTACGGTATCCACGTAGCCGCCCTGGCCGGGGTGCCTGAAAAGGTCACCCAGCGGGCGGAAGCACTCATGAAGGAACAGGTGTCCGGTGGCGGTGGTGGCGGCCCGGGAGTGAAACGCTATACCCAGATGCTTCTGGTTGACTCCCCGCTCCCCGAACCCCGGACCGATCCCCTCATCGAGGAGTTAAAGATTATCGACCCCGATTCACTCTCCCCCCGTGAAGCGCTCCAGCGACTCTATGATCTCCGGGAAGCCCTGAAAAAAAGGGGTGAGCGGTGA
- the mutL gene encoding DNA mismatch repair endonuclease MutL, which yields MDTGGPGGRIHLLDPETIRQIAAGEVVERPSSVIKELVENSLDAGAQTVEVEILTREKSIWMIRVTDDGCGMSPEDAVLAFTRHATSKITGIDDLANAGTLGFRGEALASIAAVSATTLTTRLRGGGPGGARVVYRGGTCESRGECGCPEGTTVEVSEIFFNIPARAKFQKSLQGELASISTVLESIILSNPTIGFHYLLNGKERLSIAPGGGLVDRVGALFGTDVARRLIPVREQREKVSVGGVISHPSITRSNPYQVLISVNGRSIYSRPLIAAVKEGYGSLLPADRYPVAVLELTIPRDEIDVNVHPSKRQIRISGEREVASGLSAMIRNALRTQDLRPRDVGLSADTLPGQGWKGPLRYEEQGKGPVPGVREMFPAALRTTDQQLRQTELAPPGPDHIPLIPEMECLGQLGDSYILAATARGELVIIDQHAAHERIFYDQVTEATRKERISQDLLVPVVLEFSPREADILRTAIPRIKEEGFGIEEFGKDSFAVGAIPVILGRCEDPGVIREILAEIIRGEGSPGMERERICRIIACRGALKAGTVCTSEQCTRLIRQLARTRDPWTCPHGRPTMIAFSRERLDKLFGRT from the coding sequence ATGGACACGGGCGGGCCGGGAGGCAGGATACATCTCCTTGACCCCGAGACAATCCGGCAGATCGCGGCGGGCGAGGTGGTGGAACGCCCCTCATCTGTGATAAAAGAGCTTGTAGAGAATTCCCTCGATGCAGGGGCGCAGACGGTTGAGGTGGAGATCCTTACCCGCGAGAAGAGCATATGGATGATCAGGGTCACGGACGACGGGTGCGGAATGTCGCCGGAAGATGCGGTACTGGCCTTCACCCGTCACGCAACCAGCAAGATCACGGGGATCGACGACCTCGCGAATGCGGGGACCCTCGGGTTCAGGGGTGAGGCGCTCGCAAGCATCGCGGCGGTATCGGCGACCACGCTCACCACACGCCTCCGTGGCGGGGGCCCGGGCGGGGCGAGGGTCGTATACCGGGGCGGAACATGCGAATCGCGGGGGGAATGCGGGTGTCCGGAAGGTACCACGGTCGAGGTTTCGGAGATCTTCTTCAATATCCCGGCAAGAGCGAAGTTCCAGAAGTCCCTCCAGGGTGAACTCGCCTCCATCTCGACGGTCCTCGAATCGATCATACTTTCCAATCCGACGATCGGGTTCCACTACCTGCTGAACGGAAAGGAGCGCCTCTCAATCGCCCCCGGGGGAGGCCTCGTCGACAGGGTCGGCGCCCTCTTCGGGACGGATGTCGCACGCCGCCTCATCCCGGTCCGTGAACAGAGGGAAAAGGTGAGTGTCGGGGGGGTCATCTCCCATCCTTCCATCACCCGGTCAAACCCTTACCAGGTGCTGATTTCGGTGAACGGGAGGTCGATCTACTCCCGCCCGCTTATCGCCGCGGTAAAGGAAGGGTACGGTTCTCTTCTCCCCGCGGACCGCTACCCCGTGGCGGTTCTCGAGCTTACCATTCCCAGGGACGAGATCGATGTGAACGTCCACCCCTCCAAGCGCCAGATACGGATCAGCGGTGAGCGGGAGGTTGCCTCGGGGCTGTCGGCGATGATACGGAACGCACTCCGGACACAAGACCTTCGCCCGAGGGACGTGGGTCTTTCCGCGGATACCCTGCCCGGCCAGGGCTGGAAGGGACCACTGCGATACGAGGAACAGGGGAAAGGCCCGGTGCCGGGGGTCAGGGAGATGTTCCCCGCAGCGCTCCGCACCACCGATCAGCAACTCCGGCAGACCGAGCTCGCGCCCCCCGGCCCTGACCACATCCCGCTCATCCCGGAGATGGAGTGTCTCGGCCAGCTCGGCGACTCCTATATCCTTGCCGCGACCGCCCGGGGCGAGCTGGTGATCATCGACCAGCACGCGGCGCACGAGCGGATTTTCTACGACCAGGTCACGGAGGCCACCAGGAAAGAGAGGATATCCCAGGACCTGCTCGTCCCGGTCGTCCTCGAATTCTCCCCGAGAGAGGCGGATATCCTCCGGACGGCGATACCCCGGATAAAAGAGGAGGGGTTCGGGATCGAGGAGTTCGGGAAGGATAGTTTTGCCGTCGGCGCAATCCCGGTCATCCTGGGAAGGTGCGAGGACCCCGGGGTGATCAGGGAGATACTCGCCGAGATCATCCGGGGAGAGGGGTCCCCAGGTATGGAGAGGGAGCGGATATGCAGGATCATCGCCTGCAGGGGAGCGCTGAAGGCGGGGACCGTATGCACATCCGAACAGTGCACCCGCCTCATCCGGCAGCTCGCGAGGACCAGGGATCCGTGGACCTGCCCGCACGGAAGGCCGACCATGATCGCCTTTTCCCGCGAGAGACTGGACAAGCTCTTCGGCAGGACGTGA
- a CDS encoding deoxyribodipyrimidine photo-lyase: protein MPKDPGSPVSPGRIHPRNSHTLRQGDYVIYWMQASHRTSDNHALEHAISRANRLNLPLIAYFGLTRDYPSANLRHYSFMIQGLAEAARELEARGIRFILRHEDPATGMIALARRASLVVADQGYLRTNREWCDRVSRSVTCPLEQVESNVLVPVTVASGKEEYSAATFRPRISARVPVFLDLPPSLELENQGKLPDVDTLPAEKPEYVLSLLDPDRSVPPVAIRGGAATAASVLERFIRGNLERYARERNDPSVDRSSGLSPYLHFGQVSPGRIAREVMATEGEGRDAFLEQLIVRRELAVNYVYYNSRYDSIDGLPRWAKETLGVHSRDPRDYLYTMDELELGDTHDPYWNAAQRQVRCTGRMHGYMRMYWGKKLLEWSPDPATAFTRAVMLNDRYQLDGRDPNGYAGIAWCFGKHDRPWGERPVFGKVRYMNARGLERKFDMEGYLARVKHECGE from the coding sequence ATGCCGAAAGATCCCGGTTCCCCCGTCTCACCCGGCCGGATACACCCGCGGAACTCGCATACCCTTCGCCAGGGCGATTACGTGATCTACTGGATGCAGGCCTCCCACCGGACCTCTGACAACCATGCCCTCGAGCATGCCATATCCCGTGCCAACAGGCTGAATCTCCCCCTTATCGCCTACTTCGGCCTCACCAGGGACTACCCCTCGGCAAACCTCAGACATTATTCCTTCATGATCCAGGGACTCGCGGAAGCGGCGAGGGAGCTCGAAGCCAGGGGAATCCGCTTCATCCTGCGCCATGAAGATCCTGCCACCGGCATGATAGCGCTCGCCCGCAGGGCGTCCCTGGTGGTGGCGGACCAGGGATATCTGCGTACGAACAGGGAATGGTGCGACCGGGTTTCGCGTTCTGTGACCTGCCCCCTGGAACAGGTCGAGAGCAATGTCCTGGTCCCCGTGACCGTAGCCTCCGGGAAGGAAGAGTATTCGGCGGCGACATTCCGTCCCCGGATCTCTGCCCGTGTACCAGTTTTTCTCGACCTCCCTCCTTCGCTCGAACTTGAGAACCAGGGGAAACTTCCCGACGTGGATACGTTACCGGCTGAGAAACCGGAATATGTCCTCTCACTTCTCGATCCGGACCGGTCCGTCCCCCCGGTCGCTATACGGGGCGGGGCAGCGACGGCGGCCTCAGTACTCGAACGATTCATCCGGGGCAACCTGGAGCGCTATGCCCGCGAGAGGAACGACCCCTCGGTGGATCGTAGCTCCGGCCTCTCCCCCTACCTGCACTTCGGGCAGGTTTCGCCGGGGCGGATCGCCCGCGAGGTCATGGCGACCGAGGGGGAGGGGAGGGATGCATTCCTGGAGCAGCTCATCGTCCGCAGGGAACTCGCGGTAAACTACGTGTATTACAACTCCCGTTACGATTCGATCGACGGGCTCCCCCGGTGGGCGAAAGAGACCCTCGGGGTCCATTCACGGGACCCGCGCGATTACCTCTACACCATGGACGAGCTTGAACTGGGAGACACCCACGACCCGTACTGGAATGCCGCCCAGCGGCAGGTGCGCTGCACAGGAAGGATGCATGGCTACATGCGGATGTACTGGGGCAAAAAACTGCTCGAGTGGTCGCCCGACCCCGCTACCGCGTTCACCCGGGCGGTTATGTTAAACGACCGGTACCAGCTGGACGGGAGGGACCCGAACGGCTATGCAGGGATCGCCTGGTGTTTCGGCAAACACGACCGTCCGTGGGGTGAGCGGCCCGTGTTCGGGAAGGTCAGGTATATGAACGCCCGGGGCCTGGAACGGAAATTCGACATGGAAGGATACCTGGCACGGGTGAAGCACGAGTGCGGGGAATAA
- a CDS encoding A/G-specific adenine glycosylase, whose product MRSADREKDPGSPVALSPETFREQIYRYYARHARDFSWRRDITPYRIVVSEVMLQQTQVERVSTAFPRFIRRFPDFPSLSGAPLGEVLAEWQGLGYNRRAIALKKTAEKVGAEFSGELPCDERILETFPGIGKATAASIIVFAFNIPVPFIETNIRRVFLHCFFPGAEEVPDREIIPLVRETMDRTDPRTWFWALMDYGAHIGRTRGNPNRRSSHYRRQPAFHGSDRQMRGAILRILVKEGGMERAHLCTLAGGDAGRVTDLLKDLESEGFIEIREHMVSISRK is encoded by the coding sequence GTGAGATCAGCGGACAGGGAGAAAGACCCGGGATCGCCAGTCGCCCTTTCGCCGGAAACCTTTCGTGAACAGATATATCGTTACTATGCACGACACGCGAGGGATTTCTCCTGGAGGAGGGACATCACCCCGTACAGGATCGTGGTGTCCGAGGTCATGCTGCAGCAGACGCAGGTAGAGCGGGTAAGTACCGCATTTCCCCGGTTTATCAGGAGGTTTCCTGACTTTCCTTCCTTGTCCGGAGCCCCCCTTGGGGAGGTGCTCGCGGAGTGGCAGGGACTCGGATACAACCGGAGAGCCATTGCACTGAAGAAGACCGCAGAAAAGGTCGGGGCGGAGTTTTCCGGGGAACTGCCCTGCGACGAGCGGATACTGGAGACCTTTCCCGGGATAGGGAAGGCGACCGCTGCATCGATCATTGTGTTTGCATTCAATATTCCGGTCCCCTTCATCGAGACAAATATCAGGCGGGTGTTCCTGCATTGTTTCTTCCCGGGGGCGGAAGAGGTTCCGGACCGGGAGATCATTCCCCTTGTCCGGGAGACCATGGACCGGACCGATCCACGGACCTGGTTCTGGGCCCTGATGGACTATGGGGCGCATATCGGCCGGACCCGGGGAAATCCGAACCGCCGGAGTTCTCATTACCGGCGGCAGCCCGCGTTTCACGGGTCCGACCGGCAGATGCGGGGAGCAATCCTGCGGATACTCGTCAAAGAAGGCGGTATGGAGCGTGCTCATCTGTGCACCCTGGCCGGGGGGGATGCCGGGCGGGTCACAGACCTTTTAAAAGATCTTGAATCCGAGGGTTTCATCGAAATACGGGAACATATGGTGTCTATTTCCCGAAAATAA
- a CDS encoding response regulator codes for MTKKLLIVDDDPAIASLIGEVLEREPDTEVKIARNGKEAITILGEFSPDLVISDYAMPEMDGITLLHTIREKDPTLPFIIFTGRGSEGVAMNALNLGATLYLRKNEDYTVLFSLIRDTVASLLDERKNAQERISRLETCRSVVENQVDLIVRYTPDMRLTFCNPAFCRYLGEDEENLVGNPYPDYYLKEGETLTRHLASISSTSPVVECDQRVALPDGRSGWHEACTCAVNGPSRGVLEYQTVARDITRRKMAEESLRRANKRLSLLNCSIRHDVLNQIIVLQGYIELCKALNPEGELGEYFNRESQSVEKIRESIALTRVYQDLGAREPEWISIAGCLAEIPLPRNCRDKLVVEVEGIEIYADPLVRTAFQNLMENSHIHAGEFTTMRWSSAPDGADLLLCYSDDGKGIPEWKKEDLFKPGMGDNNGYGLYLVKEILSITGMEIRERGSEGRGVRFEIRVPAGVFRRT; via the coding sequence GTGACAAAAAAACTGCTGATTGTTGATGACGATCCCGCTATCGCCAGCCTGATTGGGGAAGTCCTGGAGAGGGAACCGGATACCGAGGTAAAAATTGCACGGAACGGGAAGGAGGCGATCACCATACTCGGAGAGTTCTCCCCCGACCTTGTAATATCCGACTATGCCATGCCGGAGATGGATGGGATCACGCTTCTGCACACGATACGGGAGAAAGACCCGACACTGCCGTTCATTATCTTTACCGGCAGGGGTTCTGAAGGGGTGGCGATGAATGCCCTCAACCTGGGAGCCACGCTCTACCTCAGGAAAAACGAGGATTATACCGTTCTTTTCAGTCTTATACGGGATACCGTCGCCTCTCTCCTTGATGAACGTAAGAATGCGCAGGAACGTATCTCCAGACTGGAGACCTGCCGGAGCGTCGTCGAGAACCAGGTTGACCTGATCGTGCGGTATACTCCTGATATGCGGCTGACATTCTGCAATCCGGCCTTCTGCAGATACCTCGGAGAAGATGAGGAAAACCTGGTGGGTAATCCTTACCCGGATTATTACCTGAAAGAGGGCGAAACGCTGACCCGCCACCTTGCCTCGATAAGCTCCACCTCACCCGTAGTCGAATGCGATCAGCGGGTGGCCCTCCCCGACGGAAGATCCGGCTGGCACGAGGCCTGTACATGTGCCGTCAACGGGCCTTCACGGGGAGTCCTTGAATACCAGACTGTAGCACGGGACATTACGCGGAGGAAGATGGCCGAAGAGTCCCTGCGTCGGGCGAATAAACGACTGAGCCTCCTGAACTGCTCCATTCGGCATGATGTGCTGAACCAGATCATCGTGTTGCAGGGATATATCGAACTGTGTAAGGCTCTCAACCCTGAAGGCGAACTGGGGGAATATTTCAACCGCGAATCCCAATCGGTGGAGAAGATCCGGGAATCTATCGCTCTGACCAGGGTCTACCAGGACCTCGGGGCAAGAGAACCCGAGTGGATCAGTATCGCAGGATGCCTCGCTGAGATCCCGCTTCCCCGGAACTGCCGCGACAAACTGGTGGTCGAAGTGGAAGGGATCGAGATCTATGCCGATCCGTTGGTACGTACCGCGTTCCAGAACCTCATGGAGAACAGTCACATCCATGCCGGGGAATTCACCACCATGCGCTGGTCCTCTGCCCCGGACGGCGCGGATCTCCTCCTCTGCTACTCGGATGACGGGAAAGGCATACCGGAATGGAAAAAAGAAGACCTTTTCAAGCCGGGGATGGGCGATAACAATGGGTACGGGCTCTACCTCGTGAAAGAGATCCTCTCCATCACCGGGATGGAGATCCGGGAGCGCGGGAGCGAAGGAAGGGGTGTAAGGTTCGAGATCCGGGTTCCGGCCGGCGTGTTCCGGAGAACCTGA
- a CDS encoding cobalt-precorrin-7 (C(5))-methyltransferase: MKIVGVGCGPGMLTEEAIAAIGNAKLIYGSSRAIDLARDQIVPGTAVHPIPDYRSLHTLPDEAVVLSTGDPMLAGLGRLGGEVIPGISSLQVAAARLHLPLVRVAVVDAHGRDRGQPLKDAGEELSRGKIVFLLADPGLDLGDIRAVLGGLSRPVKVYLCQDMGYPGEVVRELAPGELTGTLPGLYSLVLEPGRTNPAEGE, from the coding sequence ATGAAGATCGTCGGAGTGGGATGCGGTCCGGGGATGCTCACCGAAGAGGCGATAGCCGCCATTGGGAACGCGAAACTCATCTACGGATCGTCCCGGGCCATCGATCTCGCCCGGGATCAGATAGTTCCCGGTACGGCGGTACACCCGATACCGGACTACAGGTCCCTCCACACTCTTCCCGATGAGGCAGTCGTCCTCTCGACGGGGGACCCGATGCTGGCGGGCCTCGGCCGCCTCGGAGGCGAGGTGATCCCCGGTATCTCGTCGCTCCAGGTGGCGGCCGCGAGGCTCCATCTCCCCCTCGTCCGGGTCGCGGTGGTCGATGCCCACGGCAGGGACCGTGGACAACCGCTGAAGGACGCGGGTGAGGAACTGTCCCGGGGGAAGATCGTGTTTCTCCTCGCGGACCCGGGGCTGGACCTCGGGGATATCCGTGCCGTGCTCGGCGGACTCTCACGTCCGGTGAAGGTATACCTCTGCCAGGATATGGGCTACCCCGGTGAAGTGGTAAGGGAGCTTGCTCCCGGGGAGCTTACCGGGACCCTGCCGGGGCTTTACTCCCTGGTGCTCGAACCTGGCAGGACAAACCCTGCGGAAGGGGAATAA
- a CDS encoding cobalt-precorrin-5B (C(1))-methyltransferase — protein MGLSDPVTGFHYPDAWIDACNDPALLADVGAGLAVLTSSGTVLRRGYTTGTTAAAACKASVCSLAGEVDVVEILIPAGFRVCVPAEGRAGSGIAKKYPGSYPGDVTAGLEFRAEARPLGNDIVLIPGEGIGRYTRTTRRFSEGEPAISPPALACILSSIQEGLDMSGFPGVEVRLSVPGGEGVASLTLNPKMGVGGGISILGTTGLVEPWDDHLETSVMERVAAAHGPVLTTGRLGLRYARMLFPEREVILVGSRIGQALEVLKGPAILCGLPALVLRYLTPRLLEGTNYRTVEELAGDPVFLSRMDAAFEQARSLHPGLRVVLVDRDGNILGDSG, from the coding sequence ATGGGCCTCTCCGACCCGGTCACCGGTTTCCACTATCCCGATGCCTGGATCGATGCGTGCAATGACCCGGCACTCCTTGCGGACGTGGGTGCCGGCCTCGCGGTCCTGACCTCCTCGGGGACGGTGCTCCGGCGCGGCTATACCACCGGGACCACCGCGGCCGCGGCGTGCAAGGCCTCGGTGTGTTCCCTCGCGGGCGAGGTGGACGTGGTCGAGATCCTTATCCCTGCCGGGTTCCGGGTCTGTGTTCCGGCAGAGGGAAGAGCGGGATCGGGCATCGCGAAGAAATACCCGGGGAGCTACCCGGGGGATGTCACCGCAGGCCTTGAGTTCCGTGCTGAAGCGAGGCCGCTCGGGAACGATATTGTCCTCATCCCGGGAGAGGGAATCGGCAGGTATACCCGGACCACCCGCAGGTTCAGCGAGGGAGAACCGGCGATCAGCCCGCCGGCACTCGCATGTATTCTCTCCTCCATCCAGGAAGGCCTGGATATGTCGGGGTTCCCAGGAGTCGAGGTCCGCCTCTCCGTTCCCGGCGGAGAGGGGGTCGCGTCACTCACCCTCAACCCGAAGATGGGAGTCGGGGGGGGCATCTCGATCCTTGGCACCACCGGCCTCGTGGAGCCGTGGGACGACCACCTGGAGACCAGCGTGATGGAGCGCGTTGCCGCGGCGCACGGACCTGTCCTGACCACAGGACGCCTCGGGCTCCGGTATGCAAGGATGCTCTTCCCCGAAAGGGAGGTGATCCTGGTGGGGAGCAGGATCGGCCAGGCCCTGGAAGTCCTGAAGGGGCCGGCCATTCTATGCGGGCTTCCCGCGCTCGTACTCCGGTACCTCACCCCCCGGCTGCTGGAAGGTACGAACTACCGGACTGTGGAGGAGCTCGCAGGTGACCCGGTATTTCTGTCCCGTATGGACGCGGCGTTTGAACAGGCGAGGAGCCTGCATCCGGGACTCCGGGTAGTGCTGGTCGACCGCGACGGGAATATCCTGGGGGACTCGGGATGA